A genomic stretch from Malus domestica chromosome 15, GDT2T_hap1 includes:
- the LOC139192341 gene encoding uncharacterized protein isoform X3, which produces MGWLISLTDFILLHFQEASVFIEVSYSQIGINLKELRLFAVFKFDPNTSRNYLCMDHYCNPFSTDELQMMTFHYMKKTDRCSTHSAEKRYTTVQHCSNARAT; this is translated from the exons ATGGG ATGGTTGATATCGCTGACTGATTTCATTCTTCTTCACTTTCAAGAAGCATCGGTGTTTATTGAAG TTTCCTACAGCCAAATTGGAATCAATCTGAAAGAACTGCGCCTATTCGCTGTCTTCAAG TTTGACCCGAATACCTCTAGAAATTATCTATGCATGGACCACTACTGTAACCCGTTCTCAACCGATGAACTTCAAATGATG ACTTTTCATTATATGAAGAAAACAGATAGATGCTCCACCCATTCTGCAGAAAAAAGGTATACAACAGTACAGCActgcagcaacgcgcgggcaaCCTAG
- the LOC139192341 gene encoding uncharacterized protein isoform X2 has product MGWLISLTDFILLHFQEASVFIEVSYSQIGINLKELRLFAVFKFDPNTSRNYLCMDHYCNPFSTDELQMMKTFHYMKKTDRCSTHSAEKRYTTVQHCSNARAT; this is encoded by the exons ATGGG ATGGTTGATATCGCTGACTGATTTCATTCTTCTTCACTTTCAAGAAGCATCGGTGTTTATTGAAG TTTCCTACAGCCAAATTGGAATCAATCTGAAAGAACTGCGCCTATTCGCTGTCTTCAAG TTTGACCCGAATACCTCTAGAAATTATCTATGCATGGACCACTACTGTAACCCGTTCTCAACCGATGAACTTCAAATGATG AAGACTTTTCATTATATGAAGAAAACAGATAGATGCTCCACCCATTCTGCAGAAAAAAGGTATACAACAGTACAGCActgcagcaacgcgcgggcaaCCTAG
- the LOC103416013 gene encoding mitogen-activated protein kinase kinase kinase 20-like, whose translation MEWIRGKEIGRGSFATIYTAKSTSPSSHLPPLVAVKASESGYSDSLKNEKQVLDQIGSCPQIIRCFGADHSVENGEKFYNLVLEYASGGTLADELKRNGGRLPEFDVQRHTKSVLRGLEFIHTKGFVHCDLKLQNVLVFADGAAKIADFGLAKRAGESDNKVEVRGTPLYMAPESVNDNEYESCSDVWALGCLVAEMASGKPVWDHNPGVNMFKLLMRILGDELPQIPEELSEDGKDFVSKCFVKDPRQRWTAEMLLEHAFVSGDDHTVLSEEKAQLSASPRGPFDFPDWVSVASSEISPQFVEWSGKNLDSEFDWSWRKSFVPAADRLRQLATEEKPNWSFSEDWVTIM comes from the coding sequence ATGGAGTGGATTCGCGGTAAAGAAATCGGCCGGGGAAGCTTCGCCACCATCTACACAGCAAAATCCACCAGCCCATCTTCTCATCTTCCGCCGCTGGTGGCCGTGAAGGCGTCTGAATCCGGCTACTCTGATTCGCTCAAGAACGAGAAGCAAGTCCTCGACCAAATCGGCTCCTGCCCACAAATCATCCGCTGCTTCGGCGCCGATCACTCCGTCGAGAACGGCGAGAAATTCTACAACTTGGTTCTGGAGTACGCCAGCGGCGGCACTCTGGCGGATGAGCTCAAAAGAAACGGCGGACGCTTGCCGGAATTTGATGTTCAACGCCACACAAAGTCGGTGCTCAGAGGCCTTGAATTCATCCACACAAAAGGGTTCGTCCACTGCGACTTGAAGCTTCAGAATGTCCTGGTTTTCGCCGACGGCGCGGCGAAAATTGCCGACTTCGGGCTGGCGAAGAGAGCAGGGGAATCGGATAACAAGGTCGAAGTCAGGGGAACGCCACTGTACATGGCGCCGGAATCTGTTAACGACAATGAATACGAGTCCTGCTCCGACGTCTGGGCTCTCGGGTGTTTGGTGGCGGAGATGGCGAGCGGGAAACCGGTGTGGGATCACAACCCCGGCGTGAACATGTTCAAGCTTCTGATGAGGATTTTAGGCGACGAGTTGCCGCAAATCCCAGAGGAGTTGAGTGAAGACGGCAAAGATTTTGTTTCCAAGTGTTTTGTGAAGGATCCCAGACAGAGATGGACGGCTGAGATGCTTCTTGAGCACGCGTTTGTTTCCGGCGACGATCACACTGTTCTATCGGAGGAGAAGGCGCAGCTGTCGGCGTCTCCGAGAGGGCCATTCGATTTTCCGGATTGGGTTTCGGTGGCGAGTTCAGAAATTTCTCCACAATTTGTGGAATGGTCTGGGAAAAATTTGGACTCCGAGTTCGATTGGTCGTGGAGAAAGAGTTTCGTTCCGGCGGCGGATCGGTTGCGGCAGTTGGCGACGGAGGAGAAACCCAATTGGTCGTTCTCTGAAGATTGGGTAACAATTATGTGA
- the LOC139192341 gene encoding uncharacterized protein isoform X1 produces MGWLISLTDFILLHFQEASVFIEVSYSQIGINLKELRLFAVFKFDPNTSRNYLCMDHYCNPFSTDELQMMVRIASFCLPHYLFSYYISNRIDSYRTMFTFPATS; encoded by the exons ATGGG ATGGTTGATATCGCTGACTGATTTCATTCTTCTTCACTTTCAAGAAGCATCGGTGTTTATTGAAG TTTCCTACAGCCAAATTGGAATCAATCTGAAAGAACTGCGCCTATTCGCTGTCTTCAAG TTTGACCCGAATACCTCTAGAAATTATCTATGCATGGACCACTACTGTAACCCGTTCTCAACCGATGAACTTCAAATGATGGTGCGTATCGCGTCATTTTGCCTTCCTCACTATTTATTCAGCTATTACATATCCAATCGTATTGATTCCTACAGAACAATGTTTACTTTTCCCGCAACCTCTTAA